A window of Rhodothermales bacterium genomic DNA:
AGCGGTGGATCGGGGCGCAGCATACGCGGCCGGACCTGCTGCCGGGGGCCATCTACTCGTTGCCCGAAATCACGGGCGATCTGCCGTCCGATGCGCGGCTCATTGCCAATCCGGGGTGCTTCGCGACCGCCCAGGCCCTGGCGCTCTGGCCGCTCTCCCTGAACGTACCGGACAGCCCGGTTGCGGTTACCGCGCTCACGGGAGCCTCCGGGTCGGGCGCCACGCCGAAGCCCGGCACGCACTTCCCGGACCGCGACGGCAACGTGAAGGCCTACAAGGTGTTCGAGCACCAGCACGCGGCCGAAATCAGCCAGTTGTTTCCGCCCGGATACGACTTCTCATTCGTACCGGTCTCCGGTCCCTGGACGCGCGGCATCTGGGGGACGGCGCAGGTGATGGTGCCGGAGGGCACGACGTCCGACGACGTGGCGTCCTGGTTTCGCCAGGCCTATGGCGAAGCCCCCCTCATCCGGCTCTTGCCCGGCTCGTTGCCGGAAATGCTTCACGTTGTGAACACGCCATTCGCCGATCTGGGGTGGGTCCTGTCGGACCGCCACCTCGTGGTCGGCTTCAGTATTGACAACCTCATGAAGGGAGCGGCCTCCCAGGCCATCCAGAACCTCAATCTTGCCCTTGGTTTGCCCGCGGAGGCGGGCCTGCTGCCATGACCGCAACCACATCAACCCATCCCGCTGCCATGACCCGCGATGAATTGATGGCTCTGGAGGATCGTCTCCAGCTGCCTACCTACAACAAGCTTCCCATTGTCGTGGACCGGGCCGAAGGCTCCTGGTTGTGGGACCTGAACGGCAACAAGTACCTGGATTTCTACGGGGGGCACTGTGTGGCGCTCCTCGGACACACCCATCCGCGGGTCGTGAAGGCGCTCCAGGAGCAGAGCAAAAAGATCCTGTTCTATTCGAACCTGGTCTACTCCCCGGTGCGGGCCCGGGCCACCGAGAAGCTCATGCGCCTCGCGCCGCCCGAAATGCATCAGGTGTTTTTCTGTTCGACCGGCACGGAGGCCAACGAGACGGCCCTCAAACTCGCGCGCAAGGCCACCGGCCGCGGCCGCGTGGTGGCCGCCGATGGCGATTTCCACGGGCGGACCATGGGGTCGCTTGCCGCAACGTCCTTCCCGAAATACCGCGCCGGCTATGAAAAGGTGTTTCCCGATACCGTTTTCGTGCCGTTCGGCGACGCGGAGGCCCTGGAACAGGCGCTGGCGCATCCCGATGGCGTGGCCGCCTTCATCATTGAGCCCATCCAGTCCATGGCCGGCGTTACGACCGCACCGGCATCCTATTTCCGGGCGGTCCGTGAGCTGTGCGACCGGGCCGGCACCAAACTGGTGTTCGACGAAGTGCAGACCGGTGTCGGTCGCACGGGGACGTTCTCGATTTCGGACCACTTCGGCATGCGGCCCGACATGATTACCCTGGCCAAGAGCCTCGGCTCCGGGATTCCGGTCGGTGCGGTGCTGGTGAACGAGGCCGTCGCATCGTCCGTCTCGTTCGGCGACCAGGGCACGACATTCGGGGGCGGCATGATGCCCATGGCCGCCATGGAAGCCACCATGGACGCATTGCTGGAGGACGGCATCATGGAGCGCGCATCCATCATCCATGACCGCATCCGGGACGGCATTTCATCCTACGGGGGTACGCTCCGCGGGGCCGGTTGCCTGATCGGCCTGGAGGCCTCGCGGCCCGTGGGTCCGATTGTGGCCGGGCTGCGCAAGGAAGGGGTCATTGTGGGCGGGTCGCTCGATCCGAATGTCATGCGCCTCATGCCGCCGCTTACGGCGACGAATGAGGAAGTGGACTTTTTCATTGATGCGTTCTCCCGCGTGGTGGAGCCCATCCTGGCCGCGGACGCATGAACCACCTGCTGGACTGGCCGTCAATACCCGATGCGATCTGGGAAGCCTGCCTGGACCGTGCCCTCGTGCACGCTTCGGACCGGTACGGAAACCGGGACCGGGCACGGGAGCAGGCGCTGGCTCTCGTGTTTTTCAACGATTCGCTGCGTACGCGGGTCTCCATGGAGCTTGCCGCGCAGCAGCTCGGCGCTGACGTGACCACCGTCGTCCCGGGTCAGGGAACGTGGGGCTTCGCCTGGGGCGACGGACGAATGGATGGCTCCGAGGCCGAGCACATCCGCGAGGCCGTGGCCGTGCTGTCCCGCTACGCCACGGCGATTGGCGTGCGGTTGTTTGCCAGCGGGACGGATCTGGAGGCCGACCGCACGGAGGCCCGACTGAAGGCGTTCGCCGCGGCGTCGTCCGTTCCGGTCGTGAACCTCGAGTCGGCGTACGGGCATCCGTGCCAGGCGCTGGCCGATGCCGCCGTCGTGCGGCGCCATCTGGGCGACCCTCGCGGTCGACGGTTCGTGTTGTCCTGGGCGCCGCATCCGCGCCCGTTGCCCATGGCGGTACCGAACTCGGCGCTCCTGATGGCGGCCCGATTGGGGATGCACGTCACGGTCGCCCGGCCCGACGGCTTTGCCCTGGATGAGGCTGTCATGCAGACGGCCCGCTCATTGGCCTCCGCGTCCGGCGGATCCGTCGAGGAAGGCGCGGACCAGGATGCGGCTGTGGCAGGGTCGGATATCGTGTATGTGAAGGCGTGGGGCGGGCTGGGTCGCTACACGGACCCGGCGGCCGAAGCCGCGCTACGTGCGCGTCACGGTTCGTGGACCATGACGCAGGCGAGGATGGACACCACCCGCGATGGCCGGTTCATGCATTGCCTCCCCGTGCGGCGGGACGTTGTCGTGGAGTCGGCGGTGCTCGAAGGAGGAGCGACGCTGCATCTGGACCAGGCCGAGTTCCGGCTGCACGCCCAGAAGGCCATCCTGGAATACGTCTGGGGGCTCCTGCCGTGATGACCGTCGTCAAAATCGGGGGTGCACTGCTCGGCGCCGATCTTTCGGGGTTCTGGGAGCAGGTTGCGGCGCTGGAAGGACAGGTCGTCATTGTGCACGGCGGCGGACCGCAGTCCACCGACATGGCGCGACGGCTGGGGCACGAGCCCCGGATGGTCCGTGGTCGGCGGGTGACCTCCGATCTGGACCTGGCCATCGTGAAATGGGTGCTCCGGGGAGAGCTGTCCACCGATCTGGTGGGCTCGGCGCTGCAGGCGGGCGTCCGGGCCGTGGGTATTTCCGGGGCCGATGCGGGCATGGTCCGCGTGGATCGCCGCCCGCCGTGGACCGTGGACGGTGAGGACGTGGATTTCGGCTGGGTGGGGGATGTGACATCGGTGGATGCGCGCTTGGTCAGCGATTTGCTGGATGCGGGCTGGGTGCCCATTGTGACGCCCATGGGGACCGATGCGTCCGGGCAGGTCTACAACGTGAATGCCGACACGATCGCGCTCGAACTGGCCGCAGCGCTGAAGGCGGACACATTCCTGCTGGCCACGGAAGTGGGCGGGGTGTTGGGCGCCGACGGCCAGCGCATCGAGCGCCTGCCGGGCGCCGTGGCCGACGCCGGTGTCCAGGGCGGCTGGATTGCCGGTGGCATGCAGGTGAAGGTGCACGTCGCCCGGCAGGCGCTGGCGCGCGGCGTCGGCGCCGCCTGGGTTGTCGCCGCCGACGACCTGGTCCACCGGGAACGCGCCACGCAGGTGGAGGAATAGCCGTGGTTGTTCAACTCCATCGCGAACTCGTGGCCATCCCGTCGCTCAGCCGGGAGGAAGCCGCCGCGGCCGATCATCTCGAAGCCTGGTTCCGGCGCCACGGGGTAGACGTGGTCCGGTACGGCGACAATGTTGTTGCGTCCGTTGATCTGGGTTCTGGTGCAGGTTCAAACTCAGGCGCAAATCGTGCGGGAAAGACCTTGCTCCTGAACTCCCACCTTGATGTGGTCCCGCCGAGCAGCAATCACCCGTTCGACCCATTCGATCCGGTCATTCATGAGGGCGCCATCTGGGGGCGTGGCAGTGTGGATGCCAAAGCGTCTGTGGCGGCCATGGCGCACGCGCTGGTCCTCACCGCGGGGCGGGCAACGGCCGGTCGGGTCATCGGCGCATTCACCGTATGCGAAGAACTCGGCGGCACGGACAATGGCCTGGAAGCCACGCTACCCGAACTCGGCCCCATCCATGCGGCCCTGGTCGGTGAGCCCACCGAAATGCAACCGTGCATTGCCCAGAAGGGCCTGCTCATCCTGCGTCTGACCGCGCGCGGCCGCACCGCGCATGCTGCCCGGGCCGGAGAGGGTGACAACGCCATCGTGCGGGCCGCGCGCGACATAGCCCGCCTGGAGAACCTCGATTTTTCGCCGCCGCATCCCGAACTGGGCCCCGTTACGTGCAACGTGACGATGGTGGAAGGGGGGACCGCCCGGAATGTCATTCCCGACGCCTGCACGTTCTGGCTGGACATCCGATCGACCCCCGATTGGCCGCACGACCGACTTGTCCGGTTCATCGAAGACCAACTCGAAAGCGAGGTCCACGTGCACAGCACGCGGCTGGTCCCCACGGGGACGGACGTGAACGAAGCCATCGTGCGGGCCTGCCTGGCCGCCGACCCTACCCGGGTACCCTTCGGATCGCCCACGCTCTCGGACTGGATCCATCTGAAAGGCATTCCGACGGTCAAGATCGGTCCCGGAGACAGCCGCCTGTCGCATACACCCCGCGAACATGTGCCCGTGGCCAGTCTTGAGGCCGCCGCCGAGGGCTACGCACGCATCATCCAACAGTATTTTGAGCAGATCCAACCCTGACCGACGCCAACCATGAAAGACACTCCGAATCGCCCCATCTGGTTCA
This region includes:
- the argC gene encoding N-acetyl-gamma-glutamyl-phosphate reductase; its protein translation is MNRTSDSPVRVGILHGAGYVGREVIGLVLRHPGLRLVAVTSSTFAGQPLWVSHPSLRGVTDLRFSDVLDESVDALFVTAGHGQSASAIGKARDEGFDGVIVDLSADFRYPDVASYERWIGAQHTRPDLLPGAIYSLPEITGDLPSDARLIANPGCFATAQALALWPLSLNVPDSPVAVTALTGASGSGATPKPGTHFPDRDGNVKAYKVFEHQHAAEISQLFPPGYDFSFVPVSGPWTRGIWGTAQVMVPEGTTSDDVASWFRQAYGEAPLIRLLPGSLPEMLHVVNTPFADLGWVLSDRHLVVGFSIDNLMKGAASQAIQNLNLALGLPAEAGLLP
- a CDS encoding aspartate aminotransferase family protein; the encoded protein is MTATTSTHPAAMTRDELMALEDRLQLPTYNKLPIVVDRAEGSWLWDLNGNKYLDFYGGHCVALLGHTHPRVVKALQEQSKKILFYSNLVYSPVRARATEKLMRLAPPEMHQVFFCSTGTEANETALKLARKATGRGRVVAADGDFHGRTMGSLAATSFPKYRAGYEKVFPDTVFVPFGDAEALEQALAHPDGVAAFIIEPIQSMAGVTTAPASYFRAVRELCDRAGTKLVFDEVQTGVGRTGTFSISDHFGMRPDMITLAKSLGSGIPVGAVLVNEAVASSVSFGDQGTTFGGGMMPMAAMEATMDALLEDGIMERASIIHDRIRDGISSYGGTLRGAGCLIGLEASRPVGPIVAGLRKEGVIVGGSLDPNVMRLMPPLTATNEEVDFFIDAFSRVVEPILAADA
- a CDS encoding N-acetylornithine carbamoyltransferase, yielding MNHLLDWPSIPDAIWEACLDRALVHASDRYGNRDRAREQALALVFFNDSLRTRVSMELAAQQLGADVTTVVPGQGTWGFAWGDGRMDGSEAEHIREAVAVLSRYATAIGVRLFASGTDLEADRTEARLKAFAAASSVPVVNLESAYGHPCQALADAAVVRRHLGDPRGRRFVLSWAPHPRPLPMAVPNSALLMAARLGMHVTVARPDGFALDEAVMQTARSLASASGGSVEEGADQDAAVAGSDIVYVKAWGGLGRYTDPAAEAALRARHGSWTMTQARMDTTRDGRFMHCLPVRRDVVVESAVLEGGATLHLDQAEFRLHAQKAILEYVWGLLP
- the argB gene encoding acetylglutamate kinase, encoding MTVVKIGGALLGADLSGFWEQVAALEGQVVIVHGGGPQSTDMARRLGHEPRMVRGRRVTSDLDLAIVKWVLRGELSTDLVGSALQAGVRAVGISGADAGMVRVDRRPPWTVDGEDVDFGWVGDVTSVDARLVSDLLDAGWVPIVTPMGTDASGQVYNVNADTIALELAAALKADTFLLATEVGGVLGADGQRIERLPGAVADAGVQGGWIAGGMQVKVHVARQALARGVGAAWVVAADDLVHRERATQVEE
- a CDS encoding M20/M25/M40 family metallo-hydrolase, yielding MVVQLHRELVAIPSLSREEAAAADHLEAWFRRHGVDVVRYGDNVVASVDLGSGAGSNSGANRAGKTLLLNSHLDVVPPSSNHPFDPFDPVIHEGAIWGRGSVDAKASVAAMAHALVLTAGRATAGRVIGAFTVCEELGGTDNGLEATLPELGPIHAALVGEPTEMQPCIAQKGLLILRLTARGRTAHAARAGEGDNAIVRAARDIARLENLDFSPPHPELGPVTCNVTMVEGGTARNVIPDACTFWLDIRSTPDWPHDRLVRFIEDQLESEVHVHSTRLVPTGTDVNEAIVRACLAADPTRVPFGSPTLSDWIHLKGIPTVKIGPGDSRLSHTPREHVPVASLEAAAEGYARIIQQYFEQIQP